A genomic window from Camelus ferus isolate YT-003-E chromosome 9, BCGSAC_Cfer_1.0, whole genome shotgun sequence includes:
- the TSNAXIP1 gene encoding translin-associated factor X-interacting protein 1 isoform X5 → MFQDLDGSHGLKEPHQPGSRSSEKASNYVVGELGFNLGADSGACAHSSTQCCFQTLPVCPSGTGNHTSTWRLECKARAFNLLCPHRAVRWGGVLVKRPTEAQCMEEAGCLEGQIGGSGRLTEVICQASETATGEVSREQPYREIFEFFIEDFKTYKPLLSSIKNAYEVMLAHQREKIRALEPLKAKLVTVNEDCNERILAMRAEERYEISMLKKEKMNLLKLIDKKNEEKISLQSEVTKLRKNLAEEYLHYLSERDARKILIADLNELRYQREDMSLAQYPGIWGEDPVKLTVALKMARQDLTRMQMELNTMKANFGDVVPRRDFEMQEKTNKDLQEQLDSLKDDYEEVRKEHEMLLQLHMSTLRERDQFYAELQEIQRTSTPRPDWSKCEDVVAGGQDRWHVLAEGKNSDQLVDVLLEEIGEGLLREKDFFPGLRKESVYIKQKETIAQLLKEMTHADSQNEGLLTMEQLSTVLRSTFPFKKDEKIQELMEAGGWHPSSSNADLVNYRLLFMEDEEGQSVPFLQKLWEQYLNEKDEYLYELKQELGLELHDKVTLPKLHEALMTIDPSLDKQTLNGYLSQAFQFPVTELPEEGEEKEEGTVIQLQTALEQLQMSDVRRMGPREQEPAT, encoded by the exons ATGTTCCAGGACCTGGATGGGTCTCACGGGCTGAAGGAACCTCACCAACCAGgaagcagaagctcagagaaggcaTCCAACTATGTAGTAGGGGAGCTAGGATTCAACCTTGGGGCTGATTCAGGAGCCTGTGCTCATTCCAGTACACAATGTTGCTTCCAAACGCTTCCTGTGTGTCCAAGTGGGACAGGAAACCACACCTCTACTTGGAGGCTGGAATGCAAGGCGAGAGCCTTCAATCTTCTCTGTCCCCACAGGGCTGTAAGATGGGGAGGGGTGCTGGTTAAGAGGCCAACTGAAGCACAGTGCATGGAGGAAGCTGGCTGCCTGGAGGGCCAGATAGGGGGCTCAGGCAGACTGACTGAAGTCATCTGCCAGGCCTCAGAAACAGCAACAGGAGAGGTCTCCAGAGAGCAG CCTTACAGAGAGATCTTTGAATTCTTCATAGAGGACTTCAAAACATACAAGCCATTGCTCTCCTCCATCAAAAATGCGTATGAAGTGATGCTCG CCCACCAGAGGGAGAAGATTCGGGCTCTGGAGCCCCTGAAGGCCAAGCTTGTCACTGTGAATGAGGACTGCAATGAGAGGATCCTGGCCATGAGGGCTGAGGAGAGATACGAAATCTCCATgttgaagaaagagaagatgaattTGCTAAAACTCATTGACAAAAAGAATGAGGAGAAGATCTCATTGCAGAGTGAG GTGACCAAACTGAGGAAGAACTTGGCTGAGGAGTACCTGCACTATCTCAGCGAGCGAGATGCCCGCAAGATCCTCATCGCAGACCTGAATGAGCTACGGTACCAGCGGGAAGACATGTCACTAGCTCAGTACCCAG GCATCTGGGGGGAGGACCCTGTGAAGTTAACAGTGGCTCTGAAGATGGCCCGGCAAGACCTGACCCGCATGCAGATGGAGCTCAACACCATGAAGGCCAACTTTGGAGATGTGGTGCCCAGGAGGGACTTTGAAATGCAGGAGAAGACCAACAAGGATCTGCAGGAGCAG CTGGACAGCCTGAAAGATGACTATGAGGAGGTCCGTAAGGAGCACGAGATGCTGCTGCAGTTGCACATGAGCACGCTGAGAGAGCGGGACCAGTTCTATGCTGAGCTGCAGGAGATCCAGCGCACCTCCACACCACGGCCTGACTGGTCCAAGTGCGAAG ATGTGGTGGCTGGGGGTCAAGATCGCTGGCATGTGCTGGCCGAAGGCAAGAACAGCGACCAGTTGGTTGACGTGCTCCTGGAGGAGATTGGCGAGGGTCTGCTCCGGGAGAAAGACTTCTTCCCTGGTTTG aggaaagaaagtgtATACATCAAGCAGAAGGAGACAATAGCACAGCTGCTGAAGGAGATGACACATGCTGACAGTCAGAATGAGGGGCTACTAACCATGGAGCAGTTAAG CACTGTCCTCAGGAGCACCTTCCCCTTCAAGAAGGATGAGAAAATTCAGGAATTGATGGAGGCAGGGGGCTGGCATCCCAGCAGCAGCAATGCAGACTTGGTCAACTACCGCTTATTGTTTATGGAG GATGAGGAGGGCCAGAGCGTGCCCTTTCTGCAAAAGCTGTGGGAACAGTACCTGAATGAAAAGGATGAGTACTTATACGAGCTGAAGCAGGAactgggcctggaact CCATGATAAGGTGACTCTGCCTAAATTACATGAGGCCCTGATGACCATTGATCCCAGCCTAGACAAGCAGACCCTGAATGGCTATTTGAGCCAGGCCTTCCAGTTCCCTGTGACAGAACTGCCAGAAGAgggtgaggaaaaggaagagggcaCTGTGATACAGCTCCAGACTGCACTGGAACAGCTTCAGATGAGTGACGTTAGGCGTATGGGGCCTCGAGAGCAGGAACCTGCAACCTAA
- the TSNAXIP1 gene encoding translin-associated factor X-interacting protein 1 isoform X1, with amino-acid sequence MFQDLDGSHGLKEPHQPGSRSSEKASNYVVGELGFNLGADSGACAHSSTQCCFQTLPVCPSGTGNHTSTWRLECKARAFNLLCPHRAVRWGGVLVKRPTEAQCMEEAGCLEGQIGGSGRLTEVICQASETATGEVSREQPYREIFEFFIEDFKTYKPLLSSIKNAYEVMLAHQREKIRALEPLKAKLVTVNEDCNERILAMRAEERYEISMLKKEKMNLLKLIDKKNEEKISLQSEVTKLRKNLAEEYLHYLSERDARKILIADLNELRYQREDMSLAQYPGIWGEDPVKLTVALKMARQDLTRMQMELNTMKANFGDVVPRRDFEMQEKTNKDLQEQLDSLKDDYEEVRKEHEMLLQLHMSTLRERDQFYAELQEIQRTSTPRPDWSKCEDVVAGGQDRWHVLAEGKNSDQLVDVLLEEIGEGLLREKDFFPGLGYGESIPAFLQFDGIVENKKPTKKDVVNILKDAWKERIAEEQKEKFSDFFFNFLERRFGPSDAMAWAYTIFEYIKLFHSNEVMSQFYAVLMGKRKESVYIKQKETIAQLLKEMTHADSQNEGLLTMEQLSTVLRSTFPFKKDEKIQELMEAGGWHPSSSNADLVNYRLLFMEDEEGQSVPFLQKLWEQYLNEKDEYLYELKQELGLELHDKVTLPKLHEALMTIDPSLDKQTLNGYLSQAFQFPVTELPEEGEEKEEGTVIQLQTALEQLQMSDVRRMGPREQEPAT; translated from the exons ATGTTCCAGGACCTGGATGGGTCTCACGGGCTGAAGGAACCTCACCAACCAGgaagcagaagctcagagaaggcaTCCAACTATGTAGTAGGGGAGCTAGGATTCAACCTTGGGGCTGATTCAGGAGCCTGTGCTCATTCCAGTACACAATGTTGCTTCCAAACGCTTCCTGTGTGTCCAAGTGGGACAGGAAACCACACCTCTACTTGGAGGCTGGAATGCAAGGCGAGAGCCTTCAATCTTCTCTGTCCCCACAGGGCTGTAAGATGGGGAGGGGTGCTGGTTAAGAGGCCAACTGAAGCACAGTGCATGGAGGAAGCTGGCTGCCTGGAGGGCCAGATAGGGGGCTCAGGCAGACTGACTGAAGTCATCTGCCAGGCCTCAGAAACAGCAACAGGAGAGGTCTCCAGAGAGCAG CCTTACAGAGAGATCTTTGAATTCTTCATAGAGGACTTCAAAACATACAAGCCATTGCTCTCCTCCATCAAAAATGCGTATGAAGTGATGCTCG CCCACCAGAGGGAGAAGATTCGGGCTCTGGAGCCCCTGAAGGCCAAGCTTGTCACTGTGAATGAGGACTGCAATGAGAGGATCCTGGCCATGAGGGCTGAGGAGAGATACGAAATCTCCATgttgaagaaagagaagatgaattTGCTAAAACTCATTGACAAAAAGAATGAGGAGAAGATCTCATTGCAGAGTGAG GTGACCAAACTGAGGAAGAACTTGGCTGAGGAGTACCTGCACTATCTCAGCGAGCGAGATGCCCGCAAGATCCTCATCGCAGACCTGAATGAGCTACGGTACCAGCGGGAAGACATGTCACTAGCTCAGTACCCAG GCATCTGGGGGGAGGACCCTGTGAAGTTAACAGTGGCTCTGAAGATGGCCCGGCAAGACCTGACCCGCATGCAGATGGAGCTCAACACCATGAAGGCCAACTTTGGAGATGTGGTGCCCAGGAGGGACTTTGAAATGCAGGAGAAGACCAACAAGGATCTGCAGGAGCAG CTGGACAGCCTGAAAGATGACTATGAGGAGGTCCGTAAGGAGCACGAGATGCTGCTGCAGTTGCACATGAGCACGCTGAGAGAGCGGGACCAGTTCTATGCTGAGCTGCAGGAGATCCAGCGCACCTCCACACCACGGCCTGACTGGTCCAAGTGCGAAG ATGTGGTGGCTGGGGGTCAAGATCGCTGGCATGTGCTGGCCGAAGGCAAGAACAGCGACCAGTTGGTTGACGTGCTCCTGGAGGAGATTGGCGAGGGTCTGCTCCGGGAGAAAGACTTCTTCCCTGGTTTG GGCTATGGTGAATCTATCCCTGCTTTCCTTCAGTTTGATGGCATTGTGGAGAACAAGAAGCCAACCAAGAAGGATGTGGTAAACATCCTCAAGGATGCCTGGAAGGAACGTATTGCTGAGGAGCAG AAAGAGAAGTTCTCagattttttcttcaatttcctgGAGCGTCGCTTTGGGCCTAGTGATGCCATGGCCTGGGCTTACACCATTTTTGAATATATCAAGCTCTTCCACTCCAATGAGGTCATGAGTCAATTCTATGCAGTCTTGATGGGAAAG aggaaagaaagtgtATACATCAAGCAGAAGGAGACAATAGCACAGCTGCTGAAGGAGATGACACATGCTGACAGTCAGAATGAGGGGCTACTAACCATGGAGCAGTTAAG CACTGTCCTCAGGAGCACCTTCCCCTTCAAGAAGGATGAGAAAATTCAGGAATTGATGGAGGCAGGGGGCTGGCATCCCAGCAGCAGCAATGCAGACTTGGTCAACTACCGCTTATTGTTTATGGAG GATGAGGAGGGCCAGAGCGTGCCCTTTCTGCAAAAGCTGTGGGAACAGTACCTGAATGAAAAGGATGAGTACTTATACGAGCTGAAGCAGGAactgggcctggaact CCATGATAAGGTGACTCTGCCTAAATTACATGAGGCCCTGATGACCATTGATCCCAGCCTAGACAAGCAGACCCTGAATGGCTATTTGAGCCAGGCCTTCCAGTTCCCTGTGACAGAACTGCCAGAAGAgggtgaggaaaaggaagagggcaCTGTGATACAGCTCCAGACTGCACTGGAACAGCTTCAGATGAGTGACGTTAGGCGTATGGGGCCTCGAGAGCAGGAACCTGCAACCTAA
- the TSNAXIP1 gene encoding translin-associated factor X-interacting protein 1 isoform X6, which yields MFQDLDGSHGLKEPHQPGSRSSEKASNYVVGELGFNLGADSGACAHSSTQCCFQTLPVCPSGTGNHTSTWRLECKARAFNLLCPHRAVRWGGVLVKRPTEAQCMEEAGCLEGQIGGSGRLTEVICQASETATGEVSREQVTKLRKNLAEEYLHYLSERDARKILIADLNELRYQREDMSLAQYPGIWGEDPVKLTVALKMARQDLTRMQMELNTMKANFGDVVPRRDFEMQEKTNKDLQEQLDSLKDDYEEVRKEHEMLLQLHMSTLRERDQFYAELQEIQRTSTPRPDWSKCEDVVAGGQDRWHVLAEGKNSDQLVDVLLEEIGEGLLREKDFFPGLGYGESIPAFLQFDGIVENKKPTKKDVVNILKDAWKERIAEEQKEKFSDFFFNFLERRFGPSDAMAWAYTIFEYIKLFHSNEVMSQFYAVLMGKRKESVYIKQKETIAQLLKEMTHADSQNEGLLTMEQLSTVLRSTFPFKKDEKIQELMEAGGWHPSSSNADLVNYRLLFMEDEEGQSVPFLQKLWEQYLNEKDEYLYELKQELGLELHDKVTLPKLHEALMTIDPSLDKQTLNGYLSQAFQFPVTELPEEGEEKEEGTVIQLQTALEQLQMSDVRRMGPREQEPAT from the exons ATGTTCCAGGACCTGGATGGGTCTCACGGGCTGAAGGAACCTCACCAACCAGgaagcagaagctcagagaaggcaTCCAACTATGTAGTAGGGGAGCTAGGATTCAACCTTGGGGCTGATTCAGGAGCCTGTGCTCATTCCAGTACACAATGTTGCTTCCAAACGCTTCCTGTGTGTCCAAGTGGGACAGGAAACCACACCTCTACTTGGAGGCTGGAATGCAAGGCGAGAGCCTTCAATCTTCTCTGTCCCCACAGGGCTGTAAGATGGGGAGGGGTGCTGGTTAAGAGGCCAACTGAAGCACAGTGCATGGAGGAAGCTGGCTGCCTGGAGGGCCAGATAGGGGGCTCAGGCAGACTGACTGAAGTCATCTGCCAGGCCTCAGAAACAGCAACAGGAGAGGTCTCCAGAGAGCAG GTGACCAAACTGAGGAAGAACTTGGCTGAGGAGTACCTGCACTATCTCAGCGAGCGAGATGCCCGCAAGATCCTCATCGCAGACCTGAATGAGCTACGGTACCAGCGGGAAGACATGTCACTAGCTCAGTACCCAG GCATCTGGGGGGAGGACCCTGTGAAGTTAACAGTGGCTCTGAAGATGGCCCGGCAAGACCTGACCCGCATGCAGATGGAGCTCAACACCATGAAGGCCAACTTTGGAGATGTGGTGCCCAGGAGGGACTTTGAAATGCAGGAGAAGACCAACAAGGATCTGCAGGAGCAG CTGGACAGCCTGAAAGATGACTATGAGGAGGTCCGTAAGGAGCACGAGATGCTGCTGCAGTTGCACATGAGCACGCTGAGAGAGCGGGACCAGTTCTATGCTGAGCTGCAGGAGATCCAGCGCACCTCCACACCACGGCCTGACTGGTCCAAGTGCGAAG ATGTGGTGGCTGGGGGTCAAGATCGCTGGCATGTGCTGGCCGAAGGCAAGAACAGCGACCAGTTGGTTGACGTGCTCCTGGAGGAGATTGGCGAGGGTCTGCTCCGGGAGAAAGACTTCTTCCCTGGTTTG GGCTATGGTGAATCTATCCCTGCTTTCCTTCAGTTTGATGGCATTGTGGAGAACAAGAAGCCAACCAAGAAGGATGTGGTAAACATCCTCAAGGATGCCTGGAAGGAACGTATTGCTGAGGAGCAG AAAGAGAAGTTCTCagattttttcttcaatttcctgGAGCGTCGCTTTGGGCCTAGTGATGCCATGGCCTGGGCTTACACCATTTTTGAATATATCAAGCTCTTCCACTCCAATGAGGTCATGAGTCAATTCTATGCAGTCTTGATGGGAAAG aggaaagaaagtgtATACATCAAGCAGAAGGAGACAATAGCACAGCTGCTGAAGGAGATGACACATGCTGACAGTCAGAATGAGGGGCTACTAACCATGGAGCAGTTAAG CACTGTCCTCAGGAGCACCTTCCCCTTCAAGAAGGATGAGAAAATTCAGGAATTGATGGAGGCAGGGGGCTGGCATCCCAGCAGCAGCAATGCAGACTTGGTCAACTACCGCTTATTGTTTATGGAG GATGAGGAGGGCCAGAGCGTGCCCTTTCTGCAAAAGCTGTGGGAACAGTACCTGAATGAAAAGGATGAGTACTTATACGAGCTGAAGCAGGAactgggcctggaact CCATGATAAGGTGACTCTGCCTAAATTACATGAGGCCCTGATGACCATTGATCCCAGCCTAGACAAGCAGACCCTGAATGGCTATTTGAGCCAGGCCTTCCAGTTCCCTGTGACAGAACTGCCAGAAGAgggtgaggaaaaggaagagggcaCTGTGATACAGCTCCAGACTGCACTGGAACAGCTTCAGATGAGTGACGTTAGGCGTATGGGGCCTCGAGAGCAGGAACCTGCAACCTAA
- the TSNAXIP1 gene encoding translin-associated factor X-interacting protein 1 isoform X3, whose translation MFQDLDGSHGLKEPHQPGSRSSEKASNYVVGELGFNLGADSGACAHSSTQCCFQTLPVCPSGTGNHTSTWRLECKARAFNLLCPHRAVRWGGVLVKRPTEAQCMEEAGCLEGQIGGSGRLTEVICQASETATGEVSREQPYREIFEFFIEDFKTYKPLLSSIKNAYEVMLAHQREKIRALEPLKAKLVTVNEDCNERILAMRAEERYEISMLKKEKMNLLKLIDKKNEEKISLQSEVTKLRKNLAEEYLHYLSERDARKILIADLNELRYQREDMSLAQYPGIWGEDPVKLTVALKMARQDLTRMQMELNTMKANFGDVVPRRDFEMQEKTNKDLQEQLDSLKDDYEEVRKEHEMLLQLHMSTLRERDQFYAELQEIQRTSTPRPDWSKCEDVVAGGQDRWHVLAEGKNSDQLVDVLLEEIGEGLLREKDFFPGLGYGESIPAFLQFDGIVENKKPTKKDVVNILKDAWKERIAEEQKEKFSDFFFNFLERRFGPSDAMAWAYTIFEYIKLFHSNEVMSQFYAVLMGKRKESVYIKQKETIAQLLKEMTHADSQNEGLLTMEQLSTVLRSTFPFKKDEKIQELMEAGGWHPSSSNADLVNYRLLFMEDEEGQSVPFLQKLWEQYLNEKDEYLYELKQELGLELLDKQTLNGYLSQAFQFPVTELPEEGEEKEEGTVIQLQTALEQLQMSDVRRMGPREQEPAT comes from the exons ATGTTCCAGGACCTGGATGGGTCTCACGGGCTGAAGGAACCTCACCAACCAGgaagcagaagctcagagaaggcaTCCAACTATGTAGTAGGGGAGCTAGGATTCAACCTTGGGGCTGATTCAGGAGCCTGTGCTCATTCCAGTACACAATGTTGCTTCCAAACGCTTCCTGTGTGTCCAAGTGGGACAGGAAACCACACCTCTACTTGGAGGCTGGAATGCAAGGCGAGAGCCTTCAATCTTCTCTGTCCCCACAGGGCTGTAAGATGGGGAGGGGTGCTGGTTAAGAGGCCAACTGAAGCACAGTGCATGGAGGAAGCTGGCTGCCTGGAGGGCCAGATAGGGGGCTCAGGCAGACTGACTGAAGTCATCTGCCAGGCCTCAGAAACAGCAACAGGAGAGGTCTCCAGAGAGCAG CCTTACAGAGAGATCTTTGAATTCTTCATAGAGGACTTCAAAACATACAAGCCATTGCTCTCCTCCATCAAAAATGCGTATGAAGTGATGCTCG CCCACCAGAGGGAGAAGATTCGGGCTCTGGAGCCCCTGAAGGCCAAGCTTGTCACTGTGAATGAGGACTGCAATGAGAGGATCCTGGCCATGAGGGCTGAGGAGAGATACGAAATCTCCATgttgaagaaagagaagatgaattTGCTAAAACTCATTGACAAAAAGAATGAGGAGAAGATCTCATTGCAGAGTGAG GTGACCAAACTGAGGAAGAACTTGGCTGAGGAGTACCTGCACTATCTCAGCGAGCGAGATGCCCGCAAGATCCTCATCGCAGACCTGAATGAGCTACGGTACCAGCGGGAAGACATGTCACTAGCTCAGTACCCAG GCATCTGGGGGGAGGACCCTGTGAAGTTAACAGTGGCTCTGAAGATGGCCCGGCAAGACCTGACCCGCATGCAGATGGAGCTCAACACCATGAAGGCCAACTTTGGAGATGTGGTGCCCAGGAGGGACTTTGAAATGCAGGAGAAGACCAACAAGGATCTGCAGGAGCAG CTGGACAGCCTGAAAGATGACTATGAGGAGGTCCGTAAGGAGCACGAGATGCTGCTGCAGTTGCACATGAGCACGCTGAGAGAGCGGGACCAGTTCTATGCTGAGCTGCAGGAGATCCAGCGCACCTCCACACCACGGCCTGACTGGTCCAAGTGCGAAG ATGTGGTGGCTGGGGGTCAAGATCGCTGGCATGTGCTGGCCGAAGGCAAGAACAGCGACCAGTTGGTTGACGTGCTCCTGGAGGAGATTGGCGAGGGTCTGCTCCGGGAGAAAGACTTCTTCCCTGGTTTG GGCTATGGTGAATCTATCCCTGCTTTCCTTCAGTTTGATGGCATTGTGGAGAACAAGAAGCCAACCAAGAAGGATGTGGTAAACATCCTCAAGGATGCCTGGAAGGAACGTATTGCTGAGGAGCAG AAAGAGAAGTTCTCagattttttcttcaatttcctgGAGCGTCGCTTTGGGCCTAGTGATGCCATGGCCTGGGCTTACACCATTTTTGAATATATCAAGCTCTTCCACTCCAATGAGGTCATGAGTCAATTCTATGCAGTCTTGATGGGAAAG aggaaagaaagtgtATACATCAAGCAGAAGGAGACAATAGCACAGCTGCTGAAGGAGATGACACATGCTGACAGTCAGAATGAGGGGCTACTAACCATGGAGCAGTTAAG CACTGTCCTCAGGAGCACCTTCCCCTTCAAGAAGGATGAGAAAATTCAGGAATTGATGGAGGCAGGGGGCTGGCATCCCAGCAGCAGCAATGCAGACTTGGTCAACTACCGCTTATTGTTTATGGAG GATGAGGAGGGCCAGAGCGTGCCCTTTCTGCAAAAGCTGTGGGAACAGTACCTGAATGAAAAGGATGAGTACTTATACGAGCTGAAGCAGGAactgggcctggaact CCTAGACAAGCAGACCCTGAATGGCTATTTGAGCCAGGCCTTCCAGTTCCCTGTGACAGAACTGCCAGAAGAgggtgaggaaaaggaagagggcaCTGTGATACAGCTCCAGACTGCACTGGAACAGCTTCAGATGAGTGACGTTAGGCGTATGGGGCCTCGAGAGCAGGAACCTGCAACCTAA
- the TSNAXIP1 gene encoding translin-associated factor X-interacting protein 1 isoform X4: MFQDLDGSHGLKEPHQPGSRSSEKASNYVVGELGFNLGADSGACAHSSTQCCFQTLPVCPSGTGNHTSTWRLECKARAFNLLCPHRAVRWGGVLVKRPTEAQCMEEAGCLEGQIGGSGRLTEVICQASETATGEVSREQPYREIFEFFIEDFKTYKPLLSSIKNAYEVMLAHQREKIRALEPLKAKLVTVNEDCNERILAMRAEERYEISMLKKEKMNLLKLIDKKNEEKISLQSEVTKLRKNLAEEYLHYLSERDARKILIADLNELRYQREDMSLAQYPGIWGEDPVKLTVALKMARQDLTRMQMELNTMKANFGDVVPRRDFEMQEKTNKDLQEQLDSLKDDYEEVRKEHEMLLQLHMSTLRERDQFYAELQEIQRTSTPRPDWSKCEDVVAGGQDRWHVLAEGKNSDQLVDVLLEEIGEGLLREKDFFPGLETARQSMLPSLQRKESVYIKQKETIAQLLKEMTHADSQNEGLLTMEQLSTVLRSTFPFKKDEKIQELMEAGGWHPSSSNADLVNYRLLFMEDEEGQSVPFLQKLWEQYLNEKDEYLYELKQELGLELHDKVTLPKLHEALMTIDPSLDKQTLNGYLSQAFQFPVTELPEEGEEKEEGTVIQLQTALEQLQMSDVRRMGPREQEPAT, translated from the exons ATGTTCCAGGACCTGGATGGGTCTCACGGGCTGAAGGAACCTCACCAACCAGgaagcagaagctcagagaaggcaTCCAACTATGTAGTAGGGGAGCTAGGATTCAACCTTGGGGCTGATTCAGGAGCCTGTGCTCATTCCAGTACACAATGTTGCTTCCAAACGCTTCCTGTGTGTCCAAGTGGGACAGGAAACCACACCTCTACTTGGAGGCTGGAATGCAAGGCGAGAGCCTTCAATCTTCTCTGTCCCCACAGGGCTGTAAGATGGGGAGGGGTGCTGGTTAAGAGGCCAACTGAAGCACAGTGCATGGAGGAAGCTGGCTGCCTGGAGGGCCAGATAGGGGGCTCAGGCAGACTGACTGAAGTCATCTGCCAGGCCTCAGAAACAGCAACAGGAGAGGTCTCCAGAGAGCAG CCTTACAGAGAGATCTTTGAATTCTTCATAGAGGACTTCAAAACATACAAGCCATTGCTCTCCTCCATCAAAAATGCGTATGAAGTGATGCTCG CCCACCAGAGGGAGAAGATTCGGGCTCTGGAGCCCCTGAAGGCCAAGCTTGTCACTGTGAATGAGGACTGCAATGAGAGGATCCTGGCCATGAGGGCTGAGGAGAGATACGAAATCTCCATgttgaagaaagagaagatgaattTGCTAAAACTCATTGACAAAAAGAATGAGGAGAAGATCTCATTGCAGAGTGAG GTGACCAAACTGAGGAAGAACTTGGCTGAGGAGTACCTGCACTATCTCAGCGAGCGAGATGCCCGCAAGATCCTCATCGCAGACCTGAATGAGCTACGGTACCAGCGGGAAGACATGTCACTAGCTCAGTACCCAG GCATCTGGGGGGAGGACCCTGTGAAGTTAACAGTGGCTCTGAAGATGGCCCGGCAAGACCTGACCCGCATGCAGATGGAGCTCAACACCATGAAGGCCAACTTTGGAGATGTGGTGCCCAGGAGGGACTTTGAAATGCAGGAGAAGACCAACAAGGATCTGCAGGAGCAG CTGGACAGCCTGAAAGATGACTATGAGGAGGTCCGTAAGGAGCACGAGATGCTGCTGCAGTTGCACATGAGCACGCTGAGAGAGCGGGACCAGTTCTATGCTGAGCTGCAGGAGATCCAGCGCACCTCCACACCACGGCCTGACTGGTCCAAGTGCGAAG ATGTGGTGGCTGGGGGTCAAGATCGCTGGCATGTGCTGGCCGAAGGCAAGAACAGCGACCAGTTGGTTGACGTGCTCCTGGAGGAGATTGGCGAGGGTCTGCTCCGGGAGAAAGACTTCTTCCCTGGTTTG GAAACAGCAAGACAGTCAATGCTTCCCTCCctacagaggaaagaaagtgtATACATCAAGCAGAAGGAGACAATAGCACAGCTGCTGAAGGAGATGACACATGCTGACAGTCAGAATGAGGGGCTACTAACCATGGAGCAGTTAAG CACTGTCCTCAGGAGCACCTTCCCCTTCAAGAAGGATGAGAAAATTCAGGAATTGATGGAGGCAGGGGGCTGGCATCCCAGCAGCAGCAATGCAGACTTGGTCAACTACCGCTTATTGTTTATGGAG GATGAGGAGGGCCAGAGCGTGCCCTTTCTGCAAAAGCTGTGGGAACAGTACCTGAATGAAAAGGATGAGTACTTATACGAGCTGAAGCAGGAactgggcctggaact CCATGATAAGGTGACTCTGCCTAAATTACATGAGGCCCTGATGACCATTGATCCCAGCCTAGACAAGCAGACCCTGAATGGCTATTTGAGCCAGGCCTTCCAGTTCCCTGTGACAGAACTGCCAGAAGAgggtgaggaaaaggaagagggcaCTGTGATACAGCTCCAGACTGCACTGGAACAGCTTCAGATGAGTGACGTTAGGCGTATGGGGCCTCGAGAGCAGGAACCTGCAACCTAA